A portion of the Syntrophorhabdales bacterium genome contains these proteins:
- the cobM gene encoding precorrin-4 C(11)-methyltransferase: MKREPIVHFVGAGPGDPELITVKGRRLLDEAGTVIYAGSLVNPALLAGLTAEVFDSASMTLDEIIDVMNRAVQKGHSVVRLHTGDTSFYSAISEQIERLKALRIAYEVVPGVSSGVAGAAALGQELTIPELSQTVIFTRIEGRTPVPKGEKLSALAKHGATMVIFLSVGMIEKVRDELLQGYDAETPFVVIEKASWPGQRLVRGVLKDIAETVKDSGIKKTALIYVGESLRASEVSLGKESKLYHKDFKHGHRK, translated from the coding sequence ATGAAACGAGAGCCAATAGTCCATTTTGTGGGTGCCGGGCCCGGAGACCCGGAGTTGATTACGGTAAAGGGAAGACGGCTTCTCGACGAAGCAGGCACAGTCATTTACGCGGGAAGCCTTGTCAATCCTGCGCTGCTGGCCGGGCTCACCGCGGAGGTTTTTGATTCGGCAAGCATGACACTCGATGAGATAATCGACGTCATGAACAGGGCCGTACAAAAGGGCCATAGCGTGGTGAGGCTCCATACCGGGGACACATCCTTCTACAGTGCTATATCGGAGCAGATTGAGAGACTCAAGGCTCTGCGCATAGCATACGAAGTTGTCCCAGGCGTCTCCTCAGGGGTAGCCGGTGCTGCGGCGCTGGGTCAGGAGCTCACGATCCCGGAGTTAAGCCAGACGGTTATTTTCACCCGAATCGAAGGGAGAACACCCGTGCCTAAGGGCGAGAAGCTGAGTGCGCTCGCGAAGCACGGCGCAACCATGGTCATCTTCCTGAGTGTCGGCATGATCGAGAAAGTGCGGGACGAACTTCTCCAGGGCTACGATGCAGAGACTCCTTTTGTGGTCATAGAAAAGGCCTCGTGGCCGGGGCAGAGGCTTGTAAGAGGGGTTCTTAAGGACATCGCCGAAACGGTAAAGGACTCGGGAATAAAAAAGACGGCGCTGATCTATGTTGGAGAATCACTGAGGGCATCCGAGGTTTCTCTCGGGAAGGAATCGAAGCTCTACCATAAGGATTTCAAGCATGGGCACCGGAAATAG
- a CDS encoding ATP-binding cassette domain-containing protein, with translation MIRLAVHVESFSYPDGTQAMREIRLDVKKQEFAGILGSNGSGKTTLLKIIDGLMKDFKGTVLLDSMDIRKLSPKEIYRKVGLVFQNPDEQLFAPTVFEDVSFGPLNMGFGEEEVSTRVDKALADVDMDGSGGKSIHALSFGQKKRVCIAGLLAMGHEILLLDEPTAGLDPMGEYRMMNLLRRLNHQNGVTILMATHSVDLVPLFLDRLYILSKGRIIRGGAPEEVFTAPEEMSSVKLRLPQIAELIYRLKHEDKMDFNKVPLTIGEARREILRAAGNRDSSFFRGKA, from the coding sequence ATGATCAGACTCGCCGTTCATGTCGAATCTTTCAGTTACCCGGACGGGACGCAGGCGATGCGTGAAATACGCCTTGATGTGAAAAAGCAGGAGTTCGCGGGGATATTGGGATCGAACGGCTCGGGCAAGACCACGCTCCTCAAGATCATTGACGGATTGATGAAGGATTTCAAAGGGACCGTGCTTCTCGACAGCATGGACATACGTAAACTCTCGCCGAAAGAGATATACCGGAAGGTAGGCCTCGTTTTTCAGAATCCTGATGAGCAGCTCTTTGCACCGACCGTGTTCGAGGACGTCTCTTTCGGCCCATTAAATATGGGCTTCGGCGAGGAAGAAGTGTCGACCAGGGTGGATAAGGCGCTAGCCGACGTAGATATGGACGGCTCCGGCGGAAAGTCGATCCATGCCTTGAGCTTCGGGCAGAAGAAAAGAGTCTGTATTGCAGGGCTGCTCGCCATGGGGCATGAGATACTCCTCCTCGACGAGCCTACTGCAGGTCTCGACCCCATGGGTGAATACCGGATGATGAATCTCCTCCGGAGATTGAATCACCAAAATGGAGTAACGATCCTCATGGCGACGCACAGCGTCGACCTTGTGCCTCTCTTTCTCGACAGACTTTACATACTCAGCAAAGGGCGCATTATCCGGGGGGGAGCGCCTGAAGAAGTTTTCACCGCCCCTGAGGAAATGTCCTCGGTCAAACTACGCCTGCCCCAAATTGCCGAGCTGATTTACCGGTTGAAACATGAGGATAAGATGGACTTCAACAAAGTTCCTCTTACGATCGGCGAGGCACGTCGCGAGATCCTGCGGGCAGCGGGCAACAGAGACTCTTCGTTCTTCCGGGGGAAGGCTTGA
- the cbiE gene encoding precorrin-6y C5,15-methyltransferase (decarboxylating) subunit CbiE: MKKLYVIGIGYKPPDERSRKILLAADSIVASARLFEVFKEHELFPALKEKVRVIRRVGDTMQFIRDNIDKYAVVLLGSGDPMFYGIGRQVLSEFGFMRVEIIPDLSSIQVAFSRIKETWDDAFLMSLHGNIDPERKNKLPYQINDVPSLLLQYGKLAILTDKKNNPAEIARHLMNAPYSASARMFVCERLGYPGKERIVKGTPQKIVGQVFSDPNVVILIANRKEKQEQASREEVGTAHTKEQAHGVPCFGLTESEIEHSRGLITKDEVRAVAIHKLRLPAGGTLWDIGSGSGSISIEAARLSHRLAVYAIEKDAEQIAHLEKNKTRFDCRNITIVEGGAPGVLKALPSPDRAFIGGSGGQLSGIVSYLARRMAKGIVVINAVTLKTLNQGIALLEKRGFAVSVSQVSVSRTSTLHGQKQLNALNQIFIISGERK, encoded by the coding sequence GTGAAGAAACTGTACGTAATAGGCATCGGCTATAAGCCTCCTGACGAACGCTCCCGAAAGATTCTTCTCGCCGCGGACAGTATCGTTGCATCCGCCAGGCTTTTTGAAGTCTTCAAAGAGCACGAGCTCTTCCCTGCCCTGAAGGAGAAGGTACGCGTCATCAGAAGAGTTGGCGATACCATGCAGTTTATCCGCGACAACATCGACAAGTACGCAGTCGTGCTCCTCGGCTCGGGAGATCCCATGTTCTACGGCATCGGCAGGCAGGTTCTCTCTGAATTCGGCTTTATGCGCGTGGAGATTATTCCCGATTTATCGAGCATCCAGGTGGCTTTCTCGAGGATTAAAGAGACATGGGATGACGCATTCCTGATGAGCCTTCATGGCAACATCGATCCGGAACGAAAAAATAAGCTCCCTTATCAGATAAACGATGTGCCGTCGCTGCTTCTGCAATACGGAAAACTTGCCATACTGACCGACAAGAAAAATAATCCGGCCGAGATAGCACGCCATCTTATGAATGCCCCTTATTCTGCTTCGGCGAGAATGTTTGTCTGTGAGCGGCTCGGCTATCCGGGCAAAGAGAGGATAGTGAAAGGAACGCCGCAGAAGATTGTCGGACAAGTCTTTTCTGACCCGAATGTGGTCATTCTTATCGCAAACCGAAAGGAGAAACAAGAGCAGGCTTCGCGAGAAGAGGTGGGAACAGCTCATACAAAGGAGCAGGCTCACGGAGTGCCCTGCTTCGGCCTTACCGAAAGCGAAATCGAGCACTCAAGGGGGCTTATCACAAAGGACGAGGTGCGAGCAGTCGCGATCCACAAGCTGAGGCTGCCGGCAGGCGGCACGCTGTGGGATATAGGCTCGGGCTCGGGCTCCATCTCGATCGAGGCTGCCAGGCTCAGTCATCGACTGGCAGTATACGCCATCGAAAAAGATGCGGAACAGATCGCTCATTTAGAAAAGAACAAAACGCGCTTCGACTGCAGGAACATTACTATTGTAGAGGGAGGCGCCCCAGGGGTATTGAAAGCATTACCGTCCCCTGACCGGGCATTTATCGGCGGGAGTGGCGGCCAACTTAGCGGCATTGTGTCTTATCTTGCCAGGCGGATGGCGAAGGGGATTGTTGTCATAAATGCGGTGACGCTGAAGACCTTGAATCAGGGTATTGCATTGCTGGAAAAAAGAGGCTTCGCCGTTTCGGTCTCTCAGGTTTCAGTTTCCAGGACGTCCACGTTGCACGGACAGAAACAATTAAACGCGCTCAACCAGATCTTCATCATAAGCGGGGAGAGGAAGTGA
- a CDS encoding precorrin-8X methylmutase has translation METIIVVGHGSPKKEANNVNIIGRLLHDAIHPGCNGACVKVAYLQFAEPDIMGTIKACVAEGATRIIVHPFFLSSGMHVTKDIPEMIEQARSQYPTVEFVYTEPLGTHDKLVQIMIDRISEVRFATPDDIETRSFEIIGEELEAGEVPDEQAPIVKRVIHSTADFELAKTLVFSPDAVKTGLEAIRGGKNILTDIEMVKTGINKRLLARWGGKVICGIDDEEVVKISRQTGKTRASVALEKALSDAVGIIVIGNAPTALLKAIEILAGAPAEGTSPLVIGVPVGFVKALESKVLLSAQKFPFITNLSRKGGTPVAVAIVNALLKMAGE, from the coding sequence ATGGAGACTATCATAGTTGTGGGGCACGGCAGCCCCAAAAAAGAGGCGAACAACGTAAATATCATTGGCAGGCTTCTCCACGATGCGATCCATCCCGGCTGCAACGGCGCATGCGTGAAGGTTGCTTACCTGCAGTTTGCAGAGCCGGATATCATGGGTACGATCAAAGCGTGCGTCGCAGAAGGGGCAACAAGGATCATTGTACATCCCTTTTTTCTCAGCTCGGGCATGCACGTGACCAAAGATATCCCGGAGATGATTGAACAGGCGAGAAGCCAGTATCCTACGGTGGAATTCGTCTACACTGAACCACTGGGCACTCACGATAAACTTGTGCAGATCATGATCGATCGGATCAGCGAAGTAAGATTCGCAACGCCGGACGACATAGAAACGAGAAGCTTTGAAATAATCGGCGAGGAACTGGAGGCAGGCGAGGTTCCGGACGAGCAGGCGCCTATTGTGAAACGGGTGATACATTCGACAGCCGATTTCGAACTGGCAAAAACACTTGTTTTCTCGCCTGATGCGGTGAAGACAGGCCTGGAAGCGATACGGGGAGGCAAAAACATTCTCACCGATATAGAAATGGTGAAAACCGGGATCAACAAACGGCTGCTGGCCCGGTGGGGAGGGAAGGTGATCTGCGGCATCGATGATGAAGAGGTCGTCAAGATTTCACGGCAGACCGGAAAGACCCGGGCATCAGTGGCCCTGGAGAAGGCCCTGAGCGATGCTGTCGGCATCATCGTAATCGGAAACGCCCCGACAGCCCTTTTGAAAGCAATTGAAATTCTGGCAGGTGCGCCTGCTGAAGGCACCAGTCCACTAGTCATCGGAGTTCCCGTCGGCTTCGTCAAGGCGCTCGAATCGAAGGTGCTCCTGTCAGCACAGAAATTTCCTTTCATAACGAACCTGAGCAGAAAGGGTGGAACCCCGGTCGCGGTCGCCATTGTTAACGCGCTGTTAAAGATGGCAGGAGAATGA
- the cbiD gene encoding cobalt-precorrin-5B (C(1))-methyltransferase CbiD gives MASSGKKLRSGYTTGACAAAAAKAATLLLLQGQGFDRHSLEVEIPFPDGNRVQFLARLIGISGKGMERVASASVIKDAGDDPDVTNGAEIHASARVVAKDEGAGEIVSIKGGAGVGIVTKPGLSVAVGEAAITRVPRSMIREAVHEALSEFGGKADDTSVEITISVPGGKELAKKTLNARLGIEGGISILGTSGIVRPLSADAWTSTITTSMEVAKALGIPEVVLSVGRVSEKAHMNKYGLAEEAYVMMGDHVEFSLAEAAKHGFEKIHLSAQWAKMLKISMSTPHTHVAHGAMDAQKAVAHLNRIGIPVPEERTFNTAREIYNCIVSNNEAYHPALRAVCAAAKRYAQSMVGTIPVIAHLVSYEGVILTDSEETVRNRHRL, from the coding sequence GTGGCATCGAGTGGTAAAAAGCTGCGGTCAGGCTATACCACCGGCGCGTGCGCGGCTGCAGCAGCAAAAGCAGCGACGTTGCTCTTACTTCAGGGACAAGGGTTTGATAGGCACAGTCTGGAGGTCGAAATTCCTTTTCCTGATGGGAACAGGGTTCAATTCCTTGCCCGGCTCATCGGGATTAGCGGTAAGGGTATGGAGCGCGTTGCTTCCGCGAGCGTCATTAAGGACGCAGGAGACGATCCTGACGTGACCAACGGTGCTGAGATCCACGCTTCAGCGAGAGTCGTCGCAAAGGACGAAGGTGCCGGAGAAATCGTTTCCATAAAGGGCGGGGCAGGTGTGGGTATCGTGACCAAACCGGGTCTTTCGGTGGCGGTGGGGGAAGCAGCGATTACAAGGGTACCACGGAGCATGATCAGGGAGGCAGTCCACGAAGCGCTCAGCGAGTTTGGTGGCAAGGCCGATGATACCAGCGTGGAGATCACGATCTCTGTACCCGGCGGCAAAGAACTGGCTAAAAAAACGCTCAATGCGCGTCTCGGCATCGAAGGCGGTATATCGATACTCGGAACATCAGGAATCGTCCGGCCTTTATCTGCCGATGCATGGACATCCACGATCACAACGTCCATGGAGGTTGCAAAAGCACTGGGAATCCCGGAGGTCGTCCTGTCTGTGGGCCGGGTGTCCGAGAAAGCCCACATGAACAAATATGGGCTGGCTGAAGAAGCCTATGTGATGATGGGCGATCATGTTGAGTTTTCGCTCGCAGAGGCTGCGAAACACGGATTTGAGAAGATTCACCTCAGCGCGCAGTGGGCGAAGATGCTGAAGATATCCATGTCAACACCGCACACCCACGTGGCGCATGGGGCCATGGACGCACAGAAAGCCGTGGCGCACCTTAACCGGATAGGCATCCCTGTTCCGGAAGAGCGTACGTTCAATACGGCCAGAGAAATCTATAACTGCATCGTCTCGAATAACGAGGCATACCATCCGGCGCTTCGCGCCGTCTGCGCTGCGGCGAAGAGGTATGCTCAATCGATGGTGGGCACGATTCCGGTAATTGCTCACCTCGTATCCTATGAAGGAGTGATACTGACAGACAGTGAAGAAACTGTACGTAATAGGCATCGGCTATAA
- the cbiQ gene encoding cobalt ECF transporter T component CbiQ: MNLLPERFNKEQILFGCDARLKLILAAMLLMMVLTHDGFFFPLAVAASGLLLCARMGVPSRILLVRFSEPAFIALVLIVLKSFCTGGIPFVAFSLLGLKITMYADGLREGLMIASRIIGSVTVIAVLSFSTPFTGIISALSWFRVPKGLIEISIFAYRYIFMLFEEATVIYNAQKNRLGYSNLRRGLSSFGILAGSLTLKSLEHSQNTALAMRQRGYDGTVPLARHKSFKPLEVAVSALLIILMGLLWIL; the protein is encoded by the coding sequence ATGAATCTTTTGCCCGAGCGGTTCAACAAAGAGCAGATTCTCTTCGGATGCGATGCACGCCTGAAGCTCATTCTTGCGGCCATGCTGCTCATGATGGTCCTCACGCACGACGGGTTTTTCTTTCCGCTGGCAGTTGCAGCTTCCGGCCTTCTTCTCTGTGCGAGAATGGGAGTGCCCTCCAGGATCCTCCTTGTGAGATTCTCGGAGCCGGCATTCATAGCCCTCGTTCTCATTGTCCTAAAGAGCTTCTGCACCGGGGGAATCCCGTTTGTCGCCTTCTCTCTCTTGGGACTGAAGATAACGATGTATGCTGACGGGCTGAGAGAAGGTCTGATGATCGCATCGAGAATAATCGGCTCGGTCACCGTTATTGCCGTTCTCAGTTTTTCCACCCCCTTCACCGGCATAATCTCGGCATTATCATGGTTCAGGGTGCCCAAAGGGCTGATAGAGATATCGATCTTTGCTTACCGGTATATATTCATGCTCTTTGAGGAGGCAACGGTCATCTACAATGCACAGAAGAACAGGCTCGGTTATTCCAATCTCAGGCGGGGCTTGAGCTCTTTCGGTATTCTTGCGGGTTCTTTAACCCTAAAATCCCTCGAGCATAGTCAGAATACGGCTCTCGCCATGAGGCAGAGGGGTTACGACGGCACTGTGCCGCTCGCGAGGCACAAGTCGTTCAAGCCTTTGGAAGTTGCTGTATCAGCATTGCTCATCATACTCATGGGACTTTTGTGGATTCTATGA
- a CDS encoding cob(I)yrinic acid a,c-diamide adenosyltransferase, producing the protein MRKGYIQVYCGNGKGKTTAALGLALRAAGANLRVFILQFIKKRTCSEHKILLERLADRITIKQYGRGLILKRKPTKSDVAVAQQSLVDIRTIMESDQYDVLILDEANVAVRYNLISSTDLLRIMQLKPERMELVITGRYAERAVIAGADLVTEMKEIKHYGTKGVRARRGIEW; encoded by the coding sequence ATGAGAAAAGGCTATATACAGGTCTACTGCGGAAATGGAAAAGGCAAGACCACTGCGGCGCTCGGGCTTGCGTTAAGGGCGGCCGGCGCAAACCTGAGAGTCTTCATTCTTCAATTTATCAAGAAGCGCACGTGCAGCGAGCACAAGATCCTTCTTGAACGCCTTGCCGATCGCATAACTATAAAGCAGTATGGCAGGGGCCTGATCCTGAAACGGAAGCCCACGAAATCGGATGTGGCGGTTGCTCAGCAAAGCCTTGTCGACATCAGGACCATAATGGAATCTGATCAATACGATGTGTTGATTCTGGATGAAGCCAATGTCGCAGTCCGTTATAATCTTATCAGTAGCACCGATCTCCTCCGGATAATGCAGCTCAAACCGGAACGGATGGAATTGGTTATCACCGGGAGATACGCGGAACGGGCCGTGATTGCCGGAGCAGACCTCGTCACGGAGATGAAAGAGATCAAGCACTATGGAACGAAGGGGGTGAGGGCTCGGCGTGGCATCGAGTGGTAA
- the cobI gene encoding precorrin-2 C(20)-methyltransferase, whose product MKTGKLYVVGVGPGDPELLTLKGARLLREAQCICVPKGKEEGSSLALSIINKVVNLDGKEIIEAYFPMRKTRNPDLTHELDPRWAESVKRISDRLEHGVDVVFITLGDPTIYSTFFYLHDKLLEWNRQLNIEIIPCVSSINAAAARTCTSLALGDQTIALLPATYAENLKETIEKFDTVVLLKVHRVFRKVIATLNEMHLTERTIFVSRAGMQDERIVRDVRTLQEEDMDYFSLMIVRK is encoded by the coding sequence GTGAAAACGGGAAAGCTCTATGTGGTGGGTGTGGGACCCGGAGACCCTGAACTGCTTACCCTGAAAGGCGCGCGGCTTCTCCGCGAGGCTCAATGCATCTGCGTCCCGAAAGGGAAGGAAGAAGGGAGCAGCCTCGCTCTCTCAATAATAAACAAGGTCGTGAACCTTGACGGAAAAGAGATCATCGAGGCTTACTTCCCAATGAGGAAGACCAGGAATCCCGATCTCACACATGAACTCGATCCAAGGTGGGCTGAGAGCGTAAAAAGGATCTCGGACAGGCTTGAACACGGCGTGGATGTGGTCTTCATTACGCTAGGAGACCCGACTATCTACAGCACATTCTTCTACCTGCACGATAAACTGCTCGAATGGAATCGCCAGCTCAACATAGAGATCATTCCCTGCGTTTCATCGATCAACGCAGCTGCTGCAAGGACGTGCACCTCTCTGGCGCTCGGCGATCAAACGATAGCGTTACTCCCTGCAACGTATGCTGAGAATCTAAAAGAAACGATCGAGAAGTTCGACACGGTGGTATTGCTGAAGGTGCACCGCGTTTTCCGGAAGGTCATCGCCACGCTCAATGAGATGCACCTGACGGAAAGGACGATCTTTGTCTCGAGAGCGGGCATGCAAGATGAGCGGATCGTGAGAGATGTCAGGACATTGCAAGAAGAGGACATGGACTACTTTTCCTTGATGATCGTAAGAAAATGA
- a CDS encoding cobyrinate a,c-diamide synthase, with protein sequence MRSMIVAGTHSGCGKTTVTLGLLAALKKKGLVVQPFKTGPDFIDTGLHRMITGRPSRNLDLWMCGEEYVKDCFSRNSADSDMAVAEGVMGLCDGLFSTASLAASLKVPVVLVVDGYGMAETASVLVRGFSDFAAEKGINLAGVIFNRVASENHYQRLCADLRSIAPLGYLPRDLKFEIPHRHLGLTIAEESPLESDNIERLADATLRFIDVDALIEIAGRQDERGERDGAHSIVSQRPDAPAIAVAFDKAFNFYYEDNLDLLKKAGARIITFSPLLDSALPEEARALYIGGGYPEVSAEALSKNTSMRNAVRDWVISGKPVYAECGGLMFLSKGIYDFEGRFFAMAGALPFETRMRSGRSNLGYREIALKEDCIVGKKGERLRGHEFHYSEIAGEPDRIEGLSRIYAVENGSRKGLPDEGYVYKGMLASYVHVHFGSNLSIARQFVNYAQEKLD encoded by the coding sequence ATGCGGTCCATGATAGTAGCAGGGACGCACAGCGGGTGCGGCAAGACAACCGTAACGCTGGGCCTGCTCGCTGCGCTCAAAAAAAAGGGGCTTGTCGTTCAACCGTTCAAGACGGGACCGGATTTCATTGACACAGGATTGCACAGGATGATTACCGGCAGGCCGTCGCGGAACCTGGATCTCTGGATGTGTGGAGAAGAATACGTGAAAGACTGTTTCTCCAGGAATTCGGCGGATAGCGACATGGCAGTGGCGGAAGGGGTTATGGGACTATGCGACGGTCTCTTCAGTACCGCTTCTCTGGCTGCCAGTCTTAAAGTTCCGGTTGTGCTCGTGGTTGACGGGTACGGTATGGCTGAAACAGCATCCGTTCTCGTACGGGGCTTCTCAGACTTTGCCGCCGAAAAGGGGATCAACCTGGCAGGCGTTATCTTCAACCGGGTGGCTTCCGAGAATCATTACCAGCGCCTTTGTGCCGATCTTCGCTCCATTGCACCGTTGGGCTATCTGCCGCGGGATCTCAAGTTCGAAATACCGCATCGCCATCTCGGGCTGACCATCGCGGAGGAGAGCCCTCTGGAAAGCGACAACATCGAACGGCTTGCTGACGCGACTCTGCGCTTCATCGATGTGGACGCACTCATTGAGATAGCCGGGCGCCAAGACGAGAGGGGAGAACGAGACGGCGCTCATAGTATTGTTTCTCAGCGTCCCGACGCTCCTGCGATAGCGGTCGCTTTTGACAAGGCTTTCAATTTTTATTACGAAGACAACCTCGACCTCCTGAAAAAAGCAGGAGCCCGGATAATCACATTCAGTCCTCTCCTCGATAGCGCGTTGCCAGAAGAGGCGAGGGCGCTGTACATAGGCGGCGGGTACCCTGAAGTCTCGGCAGAGGCGCTGTCGAAGAATACGTCAATGCGCAATGCTGTCAGGGACTGGGTAATTTCAGGCAAGCCGGTCTACGCGGAGTGCGGAGGTCTCATGTTTCTTTCGAAAGGTATTTACGATTTCGAGGGAAGATTCTTTGCCATGGCCGGGGCCCTCCCGTTTGAAACGCGCATGAGAAGCGGAAGATCAAACCTCGGCTACCGGGAGATTGCACTGAAAGAGGATTGTATTGTCGGAAAGAAGGGTGAGCGGCTGCGGGGTCACGAGTTTCACTACTCGGAGATAGCCGGAGAGCCTGACCGGATCGAGGGATTATCCAGAATTTACGCGGTGGAGAACGGTTCGAGGAAGGGACTACCAGACGAAGGCTATGTGTACAAAGGAATGCTTGCAAGCTACGTCCACGTTCATTTCGGCAGCAACCTGAGTATCGCTCGCCAGTTCGTCAATTACGCACAGGAGAAGCTGGATTAA
- the cobD gene encoding threonine-phosphate decarboxylase CobD — MTECHGGNIYLHAERLGIDESAILDFSASINPLGVPESVCSAMQENMKCLFNYPDPESRRFRQKIAESEEIDPESILCGNGSTELIYLVVRALKPRRVLIPAPTFSEYEIASSRNAGADVVYHTLKEEDSFDMQLKDFVEAMAGRNGLGAPCDMAFLCNPNNPTGRLVTRTDMLKIAEQAARNRCILVVDEAFIDFCPGASIVREVCNNPSLIVLRSLTKFYALSGLRVGYAVLHPSMVETVRADKEPWTVNTLAQIAGTVALGDRAYKRETFEVIRREKQRLETGFTRLAISCLPSAANYFLLRTKKAQELATHLCTKGILIRDCSNFRGLDDSYLRVAVKSEADNTRLLEEIASCGP; from the coding sequence ATGACGGAGTGCCACGGCGGTAACATCTATCTGCATGCAGAACGCCTCGGCATCGATGAGAGCGCCATACTGGACTTCAGCGCTTCGATCAACCCGCTTGGTGTCCCGGAAAGCGTCTGTTCGGCTATGCAGGAGAACATGAAATGTCTCTTCAACTATCCCGACCCGGAATCGCGGAGGTTCCGGCAGAAGATTGCGGAAAGCGAGGAGATAGATCCCGAATCGATCCTGTGCGGTAACGGCAGTACCGAGCTCATCTATCTTGTGGTCAGGGCACTCAAACCGAGGAGAGTTCTTATACCTGCACCTACATTTTCGGAATATGAGATTGCCTCCAGCAGGAATGCGGGAGCCGACGTTGTCTATCACACGCTGAAAGAAGAAGACTCTTTCGACATGCAGCTTAAAGATTTCGTCGAAGCAATGGCCGGAAGAAATGGTCTCGGCGCACCCTGCGACATGGCATTTCTCTGCAACCCGAATAACCCGACAGGCAGGCTGGTCACGAGAACGGATATGCTGAAGATCGCCGAACAGGCTGCCCGTAACCGGTGTATACTTGTGGTGGACGAGGCATTTATCGATTTCTGTCCGGGCGCTTCAATCGTCCGTGAGGTATGCAATAACCCTTCGCTTATTGTTTTGAGATCTCTGACCAAATTCTATGCACTCTCAGGGCTGAGGGTCGGCTATGCGGTTCTTCATCCCTCGATGGTAGAGACCGTAAGAGCGGATAAGGAACCCTGGACAGTCAATACACTTGCTCAGATAGCAGGAACAGTTGCGCTGGGTGATAGAGCGTATAAGAGAGAGACTTTCGAAGTGATCAGAAGGGAGAAACAGCGGCTCGAGACAGGTTTTACGCGTCTCGCCATTTCCTGTCTTCCGTCCGCTGCCAATTATTTTTTACTCCGAACGAAAAAGGCGCAAGAACTGGCGACGCACCTGTGCACGAAGGGGATACTCATCAGAGATTGTTCCAATTTCCGGGGTCTTGATGACAGCTATTTGAGAGTTGCGGTGAAATCGGAGGCAGATAATACCCGGCTTCTTGAGGAGATTGCTTCATGCGGTCCATGA
- a CDS encoding energy-coupling factor ABC transporter permease: MMERHTAHGARFRAKPGKAFAVLLLTAHCSLFAASDAHAMHISEGILPVGWVLFWFAVAGPFIAYGLYRLKGRSAADLSFKPLVGLMAAVVFIISCMPVPVITAGTCSHPCGTGMSGVLLGPAISVLVASVALLIQALFLSHGGVTTLGANIVSMGIVGSYTGYIVFRTLRGLRVTIGVAAFVAGLLADWATYLMTSIELAEGIRGNAPFLPLFWKLLVAFVPTQLPIGILEGAMTAGMLVLLHKKRPDLLVRLCIIKSGETCA; this comes from the coding sequence ATGATGGAACGGCACACGGCACACGGCGCAAGGTTCAGAGCGAAACCCGGGAAAGCTTTTGCGGTCTTACTGCTTACGGCTCACTGCTCACTATTCGCTGCATCTGACGCTCACGCCATGCACATCTCGGAGGGGATACTTCCGGTGGGATGGGTCCTGTTCTGGTTCGCCGTTGCGGGGCCGTTCATCGCGTACGGATTATACAGGCTCAAAGGCCGTTCGGCTGCTGATCTTTCCTTCAAACCGCTGGTAGGCCTCATGGCCGCTGTCGTCTTCATTATTTCATGCATGCCTGTGCCGGTAATTACAGCCGGGACATGCTCTCATCCCTGCGGCACGGGCATGTCGGGCGTGCTCCTCGGGCCGGCGATAAGCGTGCTTGTTGCATCTGTCGCGCTCCTGATACAGGCGCTCTTCCTCTCGCACGGCGGGGTTACGACACTGGGTGCCAACATCGTCTCCATGGGCATCGTAGGATCCTACACCGGTTACATCGTATTCAGGACGCTGAGAGGCTTACGCGTCACTATCGGGGTAGCAGCCTTCGTTGCGGGATTACTCGCCGACTGGGCCACCTACCTGATGACATCCATAGAACTGGCTGAAGGCATACGAGGGAACGCACCGTTCTTGCCTCTTTTCTGGAAGCTCCTTGTTGCTTTTGTTCCGACGCAGCTTCCGATCGGCATTCTGGAAGGAGCTATGACCGCAGGGATGCTGGTTCTCCTTCACAAAAAAAGGCCGGACCTCCTGGTCAGGCTCTGCATAATCAAGAGCGGGGAGACGTGCGCGTGA